A window of Aeromicrobium sp. Root236 contains these coding sequences:
- a CDS encoding thioesterase family protein: protein MSLAMFTLDGDRLVPAEIARSMWKHDQMHGVAISGALARALELQLAALGRTDLHPARYTVDLFQPATMAPCTVETEVVREGRRICLIDASLMQEGVRVARASCIFLLATETPKGDVWSPVERPQPPPEDLVPVSDEPRVPHFVSDSPWSQSFPDHQNSGRKQTWQAGLPVVEGEEGTPFQSVASIADGTSMVVNWGTEGVKFINTDITLALARPPVSREIGLSVTDRVEHDGIAVGTVEVFDRAGPLGTAMVTALANAARPIDFGDVEFEDDGSRKPAE from the coding sequence ATGTCCCTGGCCATGTTCACTCTCGACGGCGACCGGCTCGTCCCGGCCGAGATCGCCCGCAGCATGTGGAAGCACGACCAGATGCATGGCGTCGCGATCAGCGGTGCCCTCGCCCGCGCGCTGGAGCTGCAGCTCGCCGCGCTCGGCCGCACCGACCTGCACCCCGCGCGCTACACCGTCGACCTGTTCCAACCGGCCACGATGGCACCGTGCACGGTCGAGACGGAGGTCGTCCGCGAGGGGCGGCGCATCTGCCTGATCGACGCGTCACTGATGCAGGAGGGCGTACGCGTCGCCCGTGCCAGCTGCATCTTCCTGCTGGCGACCGAGACGCCCAAGGGGGATGTGTGGTCTCCGGTCGAACGCCCGCAGCCGCCGCCGGAGGACCTCGTCCCCGTGAGCGACGAGCCGCGGGTGCCGCACTTCGTCAGCGACTCGCCCTGGTCCCAGTCGTTCCCCGACCACCAGAACTCCGGCCGCAAGCAGACCTGGCAGGCCGGCCTGCCCGTCGTCGAGGGTGAGGAAGGTACGCCGTTCCAGTCGGTCGCCAGCATCGCCGACGGCACGAGCATGGTGGTCAACTGGGGCACCGAGGGCGTGAAGTTCATCAACACCGACATCACCCTCGCGCTTGCCCGCCCTCCGGTCAGCCGCGAGATCGGCCTGTCCGTGACGGACCGTGTCGAGCACGACGGAATCGCCGTGGGCACCGTCGAGGTCTTCGATCGCGCCGGCCCACTGGGTACGGCCATGGTCACCGCGTTGGCCAACGCTGCGCGCCCGATCGACTTCGGCGACGTCGAGTTCGAGGACGACGGCAGCCGCAAGCCTGCTGAGTGA
- a CDS encoding SDR family oxidoreductase, producing MVLERFRLDDRVAVVTGAGRGIGAASALALAEAGADVVLAARTEEQLREVAAQVEALGRKALVVPADLSDLDQVAALAQTAVDAFGRLDVVVNNVGGSMPKEFVRTNVAALEGAFHFNVSTAHALTRAALPHLLKSDGGAVVNISSVMGRVSGRGYLAYGTAKAALAHWTRLAARDLAPRVRVNAIAVGSVATSALEIVTGDEGLTAQMEANTPLRRIGDPDDIAATVLFLASPAGGYLTGKVLEVDGGIDQPNLDMALPDLGVPE from the coding sequence ATGGTGCTCGAAAGATTCCGCCTCGACGACCGGGTCGCGGTCGTCACCGGAGCCGGCCGCGGGATCGGCGCTGCCAGCGCCCTCGCGCTCGCCGAAGCCGGTGCCGATGTCGTCCTCGCTGCGCGTACGGAGGAACAGCTCCGCGAGGTCGCCGCACAGGTCGAGGCCCTGGGCCGCAAGGCCCTGGTCGTGCCGGCTGACCTGTCCGACCTCGACCAGGTCGCTGCGCTCGCGCAGACCGCGGTCGACGCGTTCGGACGGCTCGACGTGGTGGTCAACAACGTCGGCGGATCGATGCCCAAGGAGTTCGTACGCACGAACGTGGCCGCGCTCGAGGGTGCGTTCCACTTCAACGTCTCGACCGCGCACGCGCTGACCCGTGCCGCGCTGCCGCACCTGCTCAAGAGCGACGGCGGGGCGGTCGTCAACATCTCGTCGGTCATGGGCCGGGTCAGTGGTCGCGGCTACCTCGCGTACGGGACGGCCAAGGCGGCGCTCGCACACTGGACCCGCCTCGCCGCCCGCGACCTCGCGCCACGCGTACGGGTCAACGCGATCGCCGTCGGCTCCGTCGCCACCTCCGCGCTCGAGATCGTCACCGGCGACGAAGGGCTCACCGCGCAGATGGAGGCCAACACGCCGTTGCGCCGCATCGGCGACCCCGACGACATCGCCGCGACCGTCCTGTTCCTCGCCAGCCCCGCCGGCGGCTACCTCACCGGCAAGGTGCTCGAGGTCGACGGTGGCATCGACCAGCCCAACCTCGACATGGCCCTGCCAGACCTGGGAGTCCCCGAATGA
- a CDS encoding diacylglycerol kinase, which produces MIRVVAWSTGNVGRHVLAGIDARPDLELVGLWVSNPDKVGKDAGELAGLGRDLGVLATNDVEEILALKPDAVVHSAMADDRLFEAMADLERLLRAGINVVSSGPVFLQFPSGPVVEMAEGVKQAAAEGGVSLYVNGIDPGFANDWLPLSLTSISERIDQVRCSEVLNYNTYDQGMIVFDVMGFGKPMDHVPMLLQPGILTMAWGSVVHQIAAGLGVELDDVEEFYERLPATESFDIDSGRVEEGTVAGLHFEVRGKVGDKAVVVLEHVTRVHDDIGPDWPQPAGHGCYRVEIKGEPNYTLDLQLLGTDGDHNTAGLKATAMRLVNAVPAVVGAKPGLVTALDLPLVTGRGLVVT; this is translated from the coding sequence ATGATCAGAGTCGTCGCATGGAGCACGGGCAACGTCGGGCGGCACGTGCTGGCCGGCATCGACGCGCGTCCCGACCTCGAGCTCGTCGGCCTCTGGGTGTCCAACCCCGACAAGGTCGGCAAGGACGCGGGGGAGCTCGCCGGGCTCGGCCGTGACCTCGGCGTCCTCGCCACGAACGATGTCGAGGAGATCCTCGCGCTCAAGCCCGACGCCGTCGTGCACTCGGCGATGGCCGACGACCGGCTGTTCGAGGCGATGGCCGACCTCGAGCGCCTGCTGCGGGCCGGAATCAACGTCGTCTCGAGCGGGCCTGTGTTCCTGCAGTTCCCGTCCGGACCGGTCGTCGAGATGGCCGAGGGGGTCAAGCAGGCGGCGGCTGAGGGCGGCGTCTCCCTGTACGTCAACGGCATCGACCCCGGCTTCGCCAACGACTGGCTGCCGCTGTCGCTGACCAGCATCAGCGAGCGCATCGACCAGGTGCGCTGCTCCGAGGTGCTCAACTACAACACGTACGACCAGGGGATGATCGTCTTCGACGTGATGGGCTTCGGCAAGCCGATGGACCACGTCCCGATGCTCCTGCAGCCCGGCATCCTGACGATGGCGTGGGGCAGCGTCGTGCACCAGATCGCCGCCGGCCTCGGGGTCGAGCTCGACGACGTCGAGGAGTTCTATGAGCGGCTCCCGGCGACGGAGTCGTTCGACATCGACAGCGGTCGCGTCGAGGAGGGCACGGTCGCGGGCCTGCACTTCGAGGTGCGCGGCAAGGTGGGCGACAAGGCGGTCGTCGTGCTGGAGCACGTGACCCGCGTCCACGACGACATCGGCCCGGACTGGCCGCAGCCTGCCGGCCACGGGTGCTACCGCGTCGAGATCAAGGGCGAGCCCAACTACACCCTCGACCTGCAGCTGCTGGGCACCGATGGCGACCACAACACCGCCGGCCTCAAGGCGACCGCGATGCGGCTCGTCAACGCCGTGCCCGCGGTCGTCGGCGCCAAGCCGGGACTCGTCACGGCACTCGACCTTCCGCTCGTCACCGGGCGCGGACTGGTGGTCACATGA
- a CDS encoding cytochrome P450 has protein sequence MTEPPVYVPRSGPSWRDPWPMYAALRERDPVHHVVPAGNPDADYWVLSRHADVFEAARDVETFSSAQGLTTEYDELDRIGLRDNPPFVMLDPPSHTDFRRTVSRGFTPRQVASVEPVVRAYVGERLDRVAEAGEVDIVAELFKPLPTMVVAHYLGVPAEDRDRFDRWTHDIVAASSAGHPLEAAEAVTELMTYFTELAERRRREPDDDTISHLVAAGMADDMPGLLSILGFAFTMVTGGNDTTTGMLGGAVQLLSGRPDQRELLTADLDLVPDAVEELLRLTSPVQGLCRTTTCDVEIDGTTIPAGRKVLLLYGSANRDPLKYGPDAEELDVTRGPSQILTFSHGNHHCLGAAAARMQARVALEELLTRFPRFEVDLGGVEHAPGPYVRRPTRVPFRAGA, from the coding sequence TTGACCGAGCCACCTGTGTACGTACCGCGGTCCGGGCCGTCGTGGCGCGATCCGTGGCCGATGTACGCCGCGCTGCGGGAGCGCGATCCGGTCCATCACGTGGTGCCTGCCGGGAACCCGGACGCCGACTACTGGGTGCTCTCGCGCCACGCCGACGTGTTCGAGGCGGCCCGCGACGTCGAGACGTTCTCGTCGGCCCAGGGGTTGACGACGGAGTACGACGAGCTCGACAGGATCGGGCTGCGGGACAACCCGCCGTTCGTCATGCTGGACCCGCCGAGCCACACCGACTTCCGGCGCACGGTCTCCCGCGGGTTCACCCCGCGCCAGGTCGCCAGCGTCGAGCCCGTCGTGCGCGCGTACGTCGGCGAGCGCCTCGACCGTGTCGCCGAGGCCGGTGAGGTCGACATCGTCGCGGAGTTGTTCAAGCCGCTGCCGACGATGGTCGTGGCGCACTACCTGGGCGTGCCCGCTGAGGATCGCGACCGCTTCGACCGGTGGACGCACGACATCGTGGCGGCCAGCTCGGCCGGTCACCCGCTCGAGGCGGCCGAGGCCGTCACCGAGCTGATGACGTACTTCACCGAGCTCGCCGAGCGCAGGCGCCGCGAGCCCGACGACGACACGATCTCGCACCTCGTCGCCGCCGGCATGGCCGACGACATGCCTGGCCTGCTGTCGATCCTCGGCTTCGCGTTCACGATGGTCACGGGCGGCAACGACACGACGACTGGGATGCTCGGCGGAGCGGTGCAGCTGCTGAGCGGCCGGCCCGACCAGCGCGAGCTCCTCACCGCCGACCTCGATCTCGTCCCCGACGCGGTCGAGGAGCTGCTGCGGCTGACCTCGCCCGTGCAGGGGCTGTGCCGCACAACGACCTGTGACGTCGAGATCGACGGGACGACGATCCCGGCTGGGCGCAAGGTGCTGCTGCTCTACGGGTCGGCCAACCGCGACCCGCTGAAGTACGGTCCGGACGCCGAGGAGCTGGACGTCACTCGTGGGCCGAGCCAGATCCTCACGTTCAGCCACGGCAACCACCACTGCCTCGGCGCCGCTGCCGCGCGCATGCAGGCCCGGGTCGCGCTCGAGGAGCTGCTCACCAGGTTCCCGCGGTTCGAGGTCGACCTCGGCGGCGTCGAGCACGCTCCCGGGCCGTACGTGCGGCGGCCGACGCGCGTGCCGTTCCGGGCGGGCGCGTGA
- a CDS encoding TetR family transcriptional regulator has translation MTSTTETPGSNAQRERRRRILDATIALADSGGYDAVQMRAVADNADVALGTLYRYFPSKIHLLVTALGREFERAEAQSRTRVVPGDTAHQRVMHVLGVTTTALQKQPELTEALTRAFMFADASVAEEIHVVGVKLTAMITHAIDGTDEAREPTDEDMAIVRVIGDVWLSALMGWVTGRTSAEDVTKSMDVAVKLLLR, from the coding sequence ATGACCAGCACGACCGAGACGCCCGGCTCCAACGCCCAGCGGGAGCGCCGCCGCCGCATCCTCGACGCGACGATCGCCCTCGCGGACTCCGGCGGCTACGACGCCGTCCAGATGCGCGCGGTCGCCGACAACGCGGACGTCGCCCTCGGCACCCTCTACCGCTACTTCCCGTCCAAGATCCATCTCCTGGTCACCGCCCTCGGTCGTGAGTTCGAGCGGGCCGAGGCCCAGTCGCGTACGCGCGTCGTGCCCGGCGACACGGCGCACCAGCGCGTCATGCACGTGCTCGGCGTGACCACCACGGCGCTGCAGAAGCAGCCCGAGCTGACCGAGGCCCTGACGCGGGCGTTCATGTTCGCCGACGCGTCGGTCGCCGAGGAGATCCACGTCGTCGGCGTCAAGCTCACCGCGATGATCACGCACGCGATCGACGGCACCGACGAGGCGCGCGAGCCCACCGACGAGGACATGGCGATCGTGCGGGTCATCGGCGACGTGTGGCTGTCGGCGCTCATGGGCTGGGTCACCGGCCGCACCTCTGCCGAGGACGTCACCAAGTCGATGGACGTCGCGGTCAAGCTCCTGCTGCGCTGA
- a CDS encoding acyl-CoA dehydrogenase family protein: MPIGVTRDDLELSTSLRAWASGLGGPVALRDVETDPAAAFAKTWQAVVEAGLPAIAIDEQHGGGEGSLVHQAIALEAAAYALVPGPLLGTVVVAQLADDGNALAGIVEGASAAVAVSGALTVDDGGARGDLDVVLDVVEARWLLARTTDAAWVLVDADGWRAEPEVGLDLSRRGGRVRVDATADQVTALPGVDDDAVLWVLVALAAAEASGIAQWCLDTAVEYAKVREQFGAPIGSFQAIKQLCSQMLETTESVAAVAWDAATTARSDVPAGEAQYAADVAAAVAFDGAVSVAQDCIQVLGGIGFTFEHDAHLYLRRAIALRLAIRAVAGSAEQSAARLARRAGTGQRRVPEIDFGGTDEEFRTATRTAVEAIAALPEDQQRAALVESGYLMPHWPRPHGLDAGPVEQLVVDEELARASLVRPDIAIGGWAVPTIIDHGTAEQAERFVMPTLLGELKWCQLFSEPGAGSDLASLTTRAVRTEGGWHLTGQKVWTSRAREADWGICLARTDRDARHRGITYFLVDMTSAGIDIRPLRELTGDAMFNEVFLDEVFVPDECVVGEVNEGWKLARTTLANERVAMAGSKLGMSTERAVELLAGRESETDAARVGHQVALASVCQLLGVRSTLRSIAGRGPGPESSVAKLLGVRNRQEASELVVDLLGPAALFEADNPDVHEMLLTRCLSIAGGTTQILRNVVAERVLGLPRS; this comes from the coding sequence ATGCCCATCGGCGTGACTCGTGACGATCTAGAACTGAGTACCAGTTTACGGGCCTGGGCCTCTGGACTCGGCGGCCCGGTCGCCCTCCGAGACGTCGAGACCGATCCGGCCGCGGCGTTCGCGAAGACGTGGCAGGCGGTCGTCGAGGCGGGTCTGCCCGCCATCGCCATCGACGAGCAGCACGGTGGCGGCGAGGGATCGCTGGTCCATCAGGCGATCGCGCTCGAGGCCGCGGCGTACGCCTTGGTGCCCGGTCCGCTGCTCGGCACGGTGGTCGTCGCGCAGCTCGCCGACGACGGCAACGCGCTGGCCGGGATCGTCGAAGGTGCGAGCGCGGCGGTGGCAGTGTCGGGTGCGCTGACGGTGGACGACGGCGGCGCTCGCGGCGACCTCGACGTCGTGCTCGACGTGGTGGAGGCGCGCTGGCTCCTCGCCCGTACGACCGACGCTGCATGGGTCCTGGTCGATGCCGATGGTTGGCGCGCCGAGCCCGAGGTCGGCCTCGACCTGTCCCGGAGGGGTGGGCGCGTACGCGTTGACGCCACCGCCGATCAGGTCACCGCTCTGCCCGGGGTCGACGACGACGCGGTGCTCTGGGTCCTGGTGGCTCTGGCTGCCGCAGAGGCCTCCGGCATCGCGCAGTGGTGCCTCGACACCGCGGTTGAGTACGCCAAGGTGCGTGAGCAGTTCGGTGCACCGATCGGCTCGTTCCAGGCGATCAAGCAGCTGTGCTCGCAGATGCTGGAGACCACGGAGTCGGTGGCCGCGGTGGCGTGGGACGCCGCCACGACCGCACGGTCGGACGTACCGGCGGGGGAGGCGCAGTATGCCGCTGATGTCGCCGCGGCGGTCGCATTCGACGGCGCGGTGTCGGTTGCCCAGGACTGCATCCAGGTGCTCGGCGGCATCGGCTTCACCTTCGAGCACGACGCCCACCTCTACCTCCGCCGGGCGATCGCGCTGCGACTCGCGATCCGTGCTGTCGCCGGCAGCGCGGAGCAGTCCGCAGCCCGCCTCGCCCGGCGGGCCGGCACCGGCCAGCGGCGCGTTCCGGAGATCGACTTCGGTGGCACGGACGAGGAGTTCCGCACAGCGACCCGCACGGCGGTCGAGGCCATCGCCGCCCTGCCCGAGGACCAGCAGCGCGCAGCCCTCGTCGAGTCCGGCTACCTGATGCCGCACTGGCCTCGGCCGCACGGGCTCGACGCCGGTCCGGTCGAGCAGCTCGTGGTCGACGAGGAGCTGGCCCGCGCCTCGCTCGTACGTCCTGACATCGCGATCGGCGGGTGGGCCGTGCCGACGATCATCGACCACGGCACCGCCGAGCAGGCTGAACGCTTCGTCATGCCGACGCTGCTCGGCGAGCTGAAGTGGTGCCAGCTCTTCAGCGAGCCCGGCGCTGGCTCCGACCTGGCCTCGCTGACGACCCGCGCCGTACGCACCGAGGGCGGCTGGCACCTGACAGGTCAGAAGGTGTGGACCTCGAGGGCGCGCGAAGCCGACTGGGGCATCTGCCTCGCCCGCACCGACCGCGACGCCCGCCATCGAGGCATCACCTACTTCCTCGTCGACATGACGTCGGCCGGCATCGACATCCGGCCGCTGCGTGAGCTGACCGGCGACGCGATGTTCAACGAGGTGTTCCTCGACGAGGTCTTCGTGCCCGACGAGTGCGTCGTCGGCGAGGTCAACGAGGGCTGGAAGCTCGCCCGTACGACGTTGGCCAACGAGCGCGTCGCGATGGCCGGCAGCAAGCTCGGCATGAGCACCGAGCGCGCGGTCGAGCTGCTGGCCGGACGCGAGTCGGAGACCGACGCGGCACGGGTCGGGCACCAGGTCGCGCTGGCCTCGGTGTGCCAGCTGCTGGGCGTACGGTCGACGTTGCGGTCGATCGCCGGACGCGGTCCCGGCCCGGAGTCGAGCGTCGCCAAGCTGTTGGGCGTACGCAACCGGCAGGAGGCGTCGGAGCTCGTCGTCGACCTGCTGGGTCCTGCGGCACTGTTCGAGGCGGACAACCCTGACGTGCACGAGATGCTGCTGACGCGCTGCCTGTCGATCGCCGGCGGCACCACGCAGATCCTGCGCAACGTCGTCGCCGAACGCGTGCTCGGGCTGCCTCGGAGCTAG
- a CDS encoding helix-turn-helix domain-containing protein has protein sequence MTESPRSGCPINAAVEAFGDSWSLLVLRDVMFGNRRYFRELQSGSEEGIASNILADRLKRLVASGLLTREDVGPGRRAAYSLTEASIQLVPVFAQLGEWGLQHRPTTERLRVRAELLSAGGPDLWDEFMAELRHLHLGAPAPQHPVSVRQRLAEALDAAS, from the coding sequence ATGACGGAATCGCCTCGTTCGGGGTGCCCGATCAATGCGGCGGTCGAGGCATTCGGCGACAGCTGGAGCCTGCTGGTGCTCAGGGACGTGATGTTCGGCAATCGGCGCTACTTCAGGGAGCTCCAGAGCGGCTCCGAGGAGGGCATCGCATCGAACATCCTGGCGGATCGGCTCAAGCGCCTGGTCGCCTCCGGCCTGCTGACCCGCGAGGACGTCGGCCCCGGCCGACGCGCCGCTTACAGCCTCACGGAGGCTTCGATCCAGCTGGTGCCGGTGTTCGCGCAGCTGGGTGAATGGGGGCTGCAGCATCGGCCGACCACCGAGCGGCTCCGCGTGCGAGCCGAGCTGCTCTCGGCCGGTGGCCCTGACCTGTGGGACGAGTTCATGGCCGAGCTCCGCCACCTTCATCTCGGCGCTCCAGCGCCGCAGCACCCCGTCAGCGTGAGGCAGCGCCTCGCCGAGGCACTCGACGCAGCGAGCTAG
- a CDS encoding dihydrofolate reductase family protein translates to MDTQPQTAAGKVLMHFAISLDGFVAGPGHTMDFMAGMTVRPGLHDEYIQTTGAVLAGRDGYDSAIGDSRPYGGAWQGPIFVLTHHPEDARPSEDITFLSCDVPEAVRIGLEAAQGKNLEIFSPTIGKQALELGLVDEIDLHLAPVLLGDGIRLYDAPGSKPVRLAMVGDAAKRAVNLRYRPEPAS, encoded by the coding sequence ATGGACACTCAACCGCAGACCGCAGCAGGCAAGGTGCTGATGCACTTCGCGATCTCGTTGGACGGATTCGTCGCGGGTCCGGGACACACCATGGACTTCATGGCTGGCATGACGGTGCGACCCGGGCTGCACGACGAGTACATCCAGACCACGGGAGCCGTTCTGGCCGGGCGCGACGGGTACGACAGCGCGATCGGCGACTCTCGGCCATACGGCGGAGCGTGGCAGGGACCGATCTTCGTGCTGACACACCATCCGGAGGACGCTCGACCCAGCGAGGACATCACCTTCCTCAGCTGCGATGTGCCGGAAGCTGTACGGATCGGGCTCGAGGCGGCTCAGGGCAAGAACCTCGAGATCTTCTCGCCGACGATCGGCAAGCAGGCCCTCGAGCTGGGGCTGGTCGACGAGATCGACCTGCACCTCGCTCCGGTGCTGCTCGGCGACGGAATCCGGCTCTACGACGCTCCCGGCAGCAAGCCCGTGCGCCTTGCCATGGTCGGCGACGCCGCGAAGCGTGCCGTCAACCTCCGCTATCGGCCCGAGCCGGCGAGCTGA
- a CDS encoding alpha/beta hydrolase yields MSAGYARRQLALATLAVNAVRPLTRGWSALPSFALGWPTSELAPHLLGAAAIDTAAELTVRRSKPSRAGLLAAAAAAGLLAHTIAGARRTGTQLDEALREGIGDGYLDEIDLPGPLDLRLPRGSVARPFNFKARDIEVLRNVPYTEGGRRAHLDIRRPKDRDLSKAPVLIQIHGGGWTIGNKEQQGLLLMNRMAREGWVCVSANYRLAPKYRFPTQIVDVKRAIAWVHENIADYGGDPSYVVITGGSAGGHLASLATLTPDLAAYQPGFEDSDTSVSGCVSFYGVYDLGGITEQRAAIDMRDRFLGPRVFGKNPGHHLDEFVQASPIAQVTEHTPDFFVIHGSNDTVVSVNQARAFVAALREKSDASITYAELPGAQHAFELFSSIRSQHTIAAVQRWLQWHRTRNQKVSSPARADSGG; encoded by the coding sequence ATGTCAGCCGGGTATGCCCGACGCCAGCTCGCGCTTGCCACACTCGCCGTCAACGCCGTACGTCCGTTGACGCGCGGTTGGTCCGCGCTGCCCAGCTTCGCCCTGGGCTGGCCGACGAGCGAGCTCGCTCCGCACCTGCTTGGCGCCGCGGCGATCGACACCGCAGCCGAGCTGACGGTGCGCCGGTCCAAGCCGTCCCGCGCTGGACTGCTCGCCGCCGCGGCCGCCGCAGGTCTCCTGGCCCACACGATCGCGGGCGCACGGCGTACGGGCACCCAGCTCGACGAGGCGCTTCGTGAAGGCATCGGCGACGGCTACCTCGACGAGATCGACCTGCCCGGCCCCCTCGACCTGCGGCTCCCCCGCGGCTCGGTCGCTCGCCCCTTCAACTTCAAGGCGCGCGACATCGAGGTGCTGCGCAACGTGCCCTACACCGAGGGCGGGCGGCGGGCGCATCTCGACATCCGCCGGCCCAAGGACCGCGACCTGAGCAAGGCGCCCGTCCTGATCCAGATCCACGGCGGCGGCTGGACGATCGGCAACAAGGAGCAGCAGGGCCTCCTGCTGATGAACCGCATGGCGCGCGAAGGCTGGGTCTGCGTGTCCGCCAACTACCGGCTCGCGCCGAAGTACCGGTTCCCCACGCAGATCGTGGACGTCAAGCGGGCAATCGCCTGGGTGCACGAGAACATCGCGGACTACGGCGGCGACCCCTCGTACGTCGTCATCACCGGCGGATCGGCCGGCGGGCATCTCGCCTCGCTGGCGACCCTCACCCCTGACCTGGCCGCGTACCAGCCCGGGTTCGAGGACTCGGACACGTCGGTGTCGGGGTGCGTGTCGTTCTACGGCGTCTACGACCTCGGCGGCATCACCGAGCAGCGGGCCGCGATCGACATGCGCGACAGGTTCCTCGGCCCGCGGGTATTCGGCAAGAACCCCGGCCACCACCTCGACGAGTTCGTGCAGGCGTCGCCCATCGCGCAGGTCACCGAGCACACGCCGGACTTCTTCGTGATCCACGGCAGCAACGACACCGTCGTGTCAGTCAACCAGGCTCGCGCGTTCGTCGCGGCTCTCCGCGAGAAGTCGGACGCCTCCATCACCTACGCCGAGCTGCCCGGCGCCCAGCACGCGTTCGAGCTGTTCTCGTCGATCCGCAGCCAGCACACGATCGCCGCCGTCCAGCGCTGGCTCCAGTGGCACCGGACGAGGAACCAGAAGGTCAGCTCGCCGGCTCGGGCCGATAGCGGAGGTTGA
- a CDS encoding wax ester/triacylglycerol synthase family O-acyltransferase codes for MDRLSGLDASFLYLESGAQLMHVCGLIVVDPATMPGGYDFATFKEQLAERVSDVAMFNRKLKFVPGQIDFPVWVTDDEFDIDRHVHRLAVPSPGGEREVSEVAGHLAGIPLDRARPLWEMHVLEGLANGKIAVFSKMHHASVDGVSGSNMISYLCSLEPDAPPLDTSAGEHLRAPSDLELFGRGVVSTVAKPWQLARLAAPTVRTLVETASRARKGTAMAAPLTAPRTSFNGTITGHRSIAYTDVALDDIKAIKKAVPGATVNDVVLALSGGALRRYLMDRGELPDSSLLASVPVSVRNESTRTGGRNKVSSIFCKLGTDVEDPLERITEMAVANAHAKDHHSAVPADTLQEWAEFAAPRTFGLAVRMVSDLRLAERAPVIHNLVISNVPGPPVPLYFVGSRIDALYPLGPIFHGAGLNITVMSNNGEMHIGAIACSELMPGVWDLINQFPIELEAMKASVLG; via the coding sequence ATGGATCGACTCAGCGGACTCGATGCGAGCTTCCTCTACCTCGAGAGCGGCGCGCAGCTCATGCACGTCTGCGGGTTGATCGTGGTCGACCCCGCGACGATGCCGGGCGGATACGACTTCGCGACGTTCAAGGAGCAGCTCGCCGAGCGCGTGTCCGACGTGGCGATGTTCAACCGCAAGCTCAAGTTCGTGCCGGGCCAGATCGACTTCCCGGTGTGGGTGACGGACGACGAGTTCGACATCGACCGGCACGTGCACCGGCTCGCCGTGCCGTCCCCTGGTGGCGAGCGCGAGGTCTCGGAGGTCGCGGGCCACCTCGCGGGCATCCCCCTCGACCGGGCCCGCCCGCTCTGGGAGATGCACGTGCTCGAGGGCCTGGCCAACGGCAAGATCGCGGTGTTCTCCAAGATGCACCACGCGTCGGTCGACGGCGTCTCGGGCTCCAACATGATCTCGTACCTGTGCAGCCTCGAGCCCGACGCGCCGCCGCTGGACACCAGCGCCGGGGAGCACCTGAGGGCACCGTCCGACCTCGAGCTCTTCGGCCGCGGCGTCGTGTCGACCGTTGCGAAGCCGTGGCAGCTCGCCCGCCTGGCGGCGCCGACCGTACGCACGCTGGTCGAGACCGCGAGCCGTGCGCGCAAGGGCACGGCGATGGCCGCGCCGCTGACCGCACCGCGTACGTCCTTCAACGGCACGATCACCGGCCACCGGTCGATCGCCTACACCGACGTGGCGCTCGACGACATCAAGGCGATCAAGAAGGCCGTGCCCGGCGCGACGGTCAACGACGTCGTGCTGGCGCTCAGCGGTGGAGCCCTGCGGCGCTACCTGATGGATCGCGGCGAGCTGCCCGACTCGTCGCTGCTCGCGAGCGTGCCGGTGTCGGTGCGCAACGAGTCGACGCGTACGGGCGGCCGCAACAAGGTCTCGTCGATCTTCTGCAAGCTCGGCACCGACGTCGAGGACCCGCTCGAACGGATCACCGAGATGGCCGTGGCCAACGCGCACGCCAAGGACCACCACTCGGCCGTACCGGCGGACACCCTGCAGGAATGGGCCGAGTTCGCCGCTCCGCGGACGTTCGGGCTGGCGGTGCGCATGGTGTCGGACCTGCGGCTGGCCGAGCGCGCGCCGGTGATCCACAACCTCGTCATCTCGAACGTGCCGGGGCCGCCGGTGCCGCTCTACTTCGTCGGGTCCCGGATCGACGCGCTCTATCCGCTCGGCCCGATCTTCCACGGCGCCGGACTCAACATCACGGTCATGAGCAACAACGGCGAGATGCACATCGGCGCCATCGCGTGCAGCGAGCTGATGCCGGGCGTATGGGACCTGATCAACCAGTTCCCGATCGAGCTCGAGGCGATGAAGGCCTCAGTCCTCGGCTGA